Proteins encoded by one window of Agelaius phoeniceus isolate bAgePho1 chromosome 3, bAgePho1.hap1, whole genome shotgun sequence:
- the NTPCR gene encoding cancer-related nucleoside-triphosphatase isoform X3: MSKHVFLTGPPGVGKTTLIQKVTQALKSSGVPIDGFYTQEVREGGRRTGFDVVTLSGNRGPLSRVSPSSDSSASRREYRVGQYVVDLVSFEQLVLPMLRNVSKENRNSILQDILAAVESCRK, translated from the exons ATGTCCAAGCACGTGTTTCTCACGGGACCCCCAG GGGTTGGAAAGACTACTTTGATCCAGAAAGTCACTCAAGCTCTAAAATCCTCAGGCGTTCCCATTGATGGATTTTACACACAGGAAGTTAGAGAAGGTGGCAGGAGAACGGGATTTGATGTTGTCACTCTGTCTGGAAACCGAGGACCTTTATCTAGAGTCAG TCCCAGTTCTGATTCTTCTGCTTCAAGACGTGAATACCGGGTTGGACAATATGTTGTAGACCTTGTTTCATTTGAGCAGTTGGTTCTGCCTATGCTGAGAAAT GTTAGtaaggaaaacagaaacagCATTTTGCAAGACATCTTGGCAGCTGTGGAATCCTGCAGAAAATGA
- the NTPCR gene encoding cancer-related nucleoside-triphosphatase isoform X2, with translation MSKHVFLTGPPGVGKTTLIQKVTQALKSSGVPIDGFYTQEVREGGRRTGFDVVTLSGNRGPLSRVSPSSDSSASRREYRVGQYVVDLVSFEQLVLPMLRNVNHGGDTEKRICVIDEIGKMELFSQAFVQAVRQTLAGSGTVVLGTIPIPKGKPLDLVEEIRSRKDVKVFNVSKENRNSILQDILAAVESCRK, from the exons ATGTCCAAGCACGTGTTTCTCACGGGACCCCCAG GGGTTGGAAAGACTACTTTGATCCAGAAAGTCACTCAAGCTCTAAAATCCTCAGGCGTTCCCATTGATGGATTTTACACACAGGAAGTTAGAGAAGGTGGCAGGAGAACGGGATTTGATGTTGTCACTCTGTCTGGAAACCGAGGACCTTTATCTAGAGTCAG TCCCAGTTCTGATTCTTCTGCTTCAAGACGTGAATACCGGGTTGGACAATATGTTGTAGACCTTGTTTCATTTGAGCAGTTGGTTCTGCCTATGCTGAGAAAT GTAAACCATGGTGGTGacacagagaaaagaatttgtGTCATAGATGAGATTGGTAAAATGGAACTCTTCAGCCAGGCTTTTGTTCAAGCTGTTCGTCAAACGCTGGCTGGCTCAGGGACTGTGGTGCTTGGAACTATTCCAATACCTAAGGGAAAGCCACTGGATCTTGTTGAAGAAATAAGAAGTAGGAAAGATGTGAAAGTGTTCAAT GTTAGtaaggaaaacagaaacagCATTTTGCAAGACATCTTGGCAGCTGTGGAATCCTGCAGAAAATGA
- the NTPCR gene encoding cancer-related nucleoside-triphosphatase isoform X1 encodes MSKHVFLTGPPGVGKTTLIQKVTQALKSSGVPIDGFYTQEVREGGRRTGFDVVTLSGNRGPLSRVSPSSDSSASRREYRVGQYVVDLVSFEQLVLPMLRNVNHGGDTEKRICVIDEIGKMELFSQAFVQAVRQTLAGSGTVVLGTIPIPKGKPLDLVEEIRSRKDVKVFNGSEQWGKRLFKLKLLLMLHSCLLPLCNCSHLPRFCLS; translated from the exons ATGTCCAAGCACGTGTTTCTCACGGGACCCCCAG GGGTTGGAAAGACTACTTTGATCCAGAAAGTCACTCAAGCTCTAAAATCCTCAGGCGTTCCCATTGATGGATTTTACACACAGGAAGTTAGAGAAGGTGGCAGGAGAACGGGATTTGATGTTGTCACTCTGTCTGGAAACCGAGGACCTTTATCTAGAGTCAG TCCCAGTTCTGATTCTTCTGCTTCAAGACGTGAATACCGGGTTGGACAATATGTTGTAGACCTTGTTTCATTTGAGCAGTTGGTTCTGCCTATGCTGAGAAAT GTAAACCATGGTGGTGacacagagaaaagaatttgtGTCATAGATGAGATTGGTAAAATGGAACTCTTCAGCCAGGCTTTTGTTCAAGCTGTTCGTCAAACGCTGGCTGGCTCAGGGACTGTGGTGCTTGGAACTATTCCAATACCTAAGGGAAAGCCACTGGATCTTGTTGAAGAAATAAGAAGTAGGAAAGATGTGAAAGTGTTCAAT GGATCTGAACAATGGggaaaaagactttttaaacTGAAGCTTTTGCTGATGCTTCACAGTTGCTTGTTACCCCTTTGCAACTGCAGTCACCTCCCCAGGTTTTGTTTGA GTTAG